Proteins from one Thermococcus sp. M36 genomic window:
- a CDS encoding DUF58 domain-containing protein produces MRPLTFLVSLTFLPFALAVLTGILGFAYMSLVPAAVLAYGLLVDPPSGISFERSVKARNLRTGETVAVKVRLRVEKGAGTVFVGDALPPGFALVKGSNRQVFFKHVGKPLEVEYEYTLKALKRGRHVISPVEVVGMDLLQMGRTSYAVFGDEVTIEVSPDFVPTRRFVSRKLRVRENRPSSHRSKMGPISNDFREIREYRSGDPIKFINWKATARLNEPLVNEYEPEGRAKVMIYLDTTETMGVGTVVSGALEAAVSLTLSLLSFLLRNDFKVGLYLVGSRKLVTPRTGVQALSTFSKLLLHAGPSLNYESLELAVERSRAVLKGTTALTLFITNITPYNIDEVSNAVREVMRFARSRVVVVDINPYPQIDGTLGDLAGLHKRSLGDELGVSVVHWNPLREGLSRGTKKVLWVMLREAG; encoded by the coding sequence GTGAGGCCCCTGACGTTCCTGGTTTCCCTCACGTTCCTCCCCTTTGCTCTTGCCGTTCTAACTGGCATACTCGGATTCGCGTATATGAGCCTTGTCCCTGCGGCGGTTCTGGCCTACGGGCTCCTCGTTGATCCACCCTCTGGGATATCCTTTGAGAGATCCGTTAAGGCGCGAAACCTCCGCACGGGCGAAACTGTGGCTGTAAAGGTTCGTCTCCGTGTTGAAAAGGGGGCAGGAACGGTTTTCGTTGGGGACGCTCTTCCCCCGGGCTTTGCGCTCGTTAAGGGAAGCAACAGACAGGTGTTCTTCAAGCACGTTGGAAAGCCCCTTGAGGTGGAGTATGAGTACACACTGAAGGCTCTGAAAAGGGGCAGGCACGTCATTTCCCCAGTTGAGGTTGTTGGGATGGATCTGCTGCAGATGGGGAGAACCTCGTACGCGGTTTTCGGAGACGAGGTAACCATCGAAGTGTCACCAGACTTCGTGCCCACAAGGCGATTCGTCTCAAGAAAACTCAGGGTTCGGGAGAACAGGCCATCTTCCCACAGGTCTAAAATGGGTCCGATATCTAACGACTTCAGGGAGATCAGGGAATACCGCTCCGGGGACCCGATAAAGTTCATCAACTGGAAGGCCACTGCCAGGCTGAACGAGCCGCTCGTCAATGAATATGAGCCAGAGGGAAGGGCCAAGGTCATGATATACCTCGACACCACAGAGACCATGGGCGTTGGAACCGTCGTCAGCGGTGCGCTTGAAGCGGCCGTGAGTCTAACGCTGTCCCTACTGTCCTTTCTGCTCAGGAACGATTTTAAGGTTGGCCTCTATCTCGTAGGATCTAGAAAGCTCGTAACTCCCAGGACTGGTGTTCAGGCCCTCTCAACGTTCTCAAAACTTCTGCTCCATGCGGGCCCCTCTCTGAACTATGAGTCCCTGGAACTGGCTGTTGAGCGCTCACGGGCGGTTCTGAAAGGCACTACCGCACTCACCCTTTTCATAACCAACATCACGCCGTACAACATCGATGAAGTCTCCAATGCCGTCAGGGAGGTCATGAGATTCGCCAGGAGCAGGGTAGTGGTTGTGGACATCAACCCATACCCCCAGATAGACGGGACACTGGGTGATTTAGCGGGGCTTCACAAGAGGAGTCTTGGTGACGAGCTAGGGGTCAGTGTGGTTCACTGGAACCCCCTTCGGGAGGGGCTGTCCAGGGGCACAAAAAAGGTGCTGTGGGTGATGCTCCGTGAGGCCGGCTGA
- a CDS encoding DUF4129 domain-containing protein encodes MRREHLTVLLLFVVFLSTLTLGYGFVSCTSETVKSPLSYLTSSGSAGDSGGPGGSFGASVNLGDLGSSGSSDSHVPPDSDFQFKPTDIHVDCPVAVLPDDPELVCIDSPAVSLPLLPDRTYSDWDMIVWYSGIYYLPKVTLDRDVTVLRGVHIEAPINMDPPLVFASPGENLTMRIRAFGSVEDLSVHFAFSGHLSVLERDGNTTILEYRALLPENRPTGYYPFFVTGRYKNKTYAMLSWVAILRRPVVEITDYPSELFGNGPRSVDISGRVYFPDGTPVPGGRIWITLNQSKGMQGFRIGTGAVENGTFTVHAIVDESIPPGNYHLIAYYRGYMAAPSDSDPIVSIRREPLVGVEVRNDTLIIRLHWQGTPLANRQLWVEAGGETLTVRTDESGRAYIPLNLSGLNKVRVFYPGDDRYLPLNRTLSLESMNREGDGDKRSVPNKFLDYLSYLRLPILLLAVSSAAITLGRNLKRSKIKLPQVVQNDAHGRKVKFVEPLRRVFLPGEKIKVVLSGEAPLLIDGELLGEGRVFEIAPAPGHHVLSSTGDEIEIHVLPPREAILALYELHFLPLVRSHGVFDGPLTPYEILRSLSARGLDQKALSTIARVFVRAKYSGLPVDEGDFQLLLRTMEELGVLG; translated from the coding sequence ATGAGACGGGAGCATCTGACGGTTCTGCTTCTCTTTGTGGTCTTTCTGTCCACTTTGACACTGGGCTACGGTTTCGTCTCTTGCACCAGCGAGACCGTTAAGAGCCCGTTGAGCTATTTGACTTCCAGTGGCTCTGCTGGCGATTCGGGGGGTCCTGGAGGGAGTTTTGGGGCTTCTGTTAACTTAGGAGATCTCGGAAGTTCTGGATCCTCTGATTCACACGTTCCTCCGGATTCAGATTTTCAATTCAAGCCCACGGACATCCACGTTGACTGTCCCGTTGCCGTGCTCCCGGATGACCCTGAACTGGTATGTATCGATTCTCCCGCGGTTTCCCTGCCTCTGCTACCAGATAGGACTTACTCCGACTGGGACATGATTGTATGGTACTCTGGAATCTACTATCTCCCAAAGGTTACGCTCGACCGTGACGTCACCGTTCTTAGGGGGGTTCACATAGAGGCACCTATAAACATGGATCCTCCTCTGGTTTTCGCGTCCCCCGGAGAGAACCTTACAATGAGGATCAGGGCTTTCGGCAGCGTTGAAGACCTCTCCGTCCATTTTGCGTTCTCGGGGCATCTGTCCGTACTTGAGAGGGACGGGAATACCACCATCCTTGAATACCGCGCCCTTCTTCCGGAGAACCGTCCGACCGGGTACTATCCATTCTTTGTGACGGGCAGATACAAAAACAAAACCTATGCGATGCTCAGCTGGGTCGCGATCCTGAGGAGGCCGGTTGTGGAGATAACCGATTACCCCTCGGAACTTTTTGGGAACGGTCCCCGCTCCGTAGACATCTCAGGAAGGGTTTATTTCCCGGATGGAACCCCTGTCCCCGGGGGCAGGATCTGGATAACCCTCAATCAGAGCAAGGGCATGCAGGGATTCCGAATCGGCACAGGGGCGGTTGAGAACGGTACCTTCACGGTGCATGCCATAGTTGACGAGTCGATTCCACCTGGGAACTACCATCTCATAGCCTATTACAGGGGGTACATGGCGGCACCCTCCGACAGCGATCCTATAGTGTCAATCCGCAGGGAGCCGCTGGTTGGCGTGGAGGTGCGGAACGACACTCTCATCATCAGGCTCCACTGGCAGGGAACCCCCCTGGCAAATAGGCAGCTCTGGGTGGAGGCTGGAGGCGAGACGCTAACGGTTCGGACGGATGAGAGTGGCCGTGCCTACATTCCCTTGAACCTCAGCGGTCTGAATAAGGTCAGGGTTTTTTATCCTGGGGACGACAGGTACCTCCCCCTCAACAGAACTCTTTCGCTTGAAAGCATGAATCGGGAAGGGGATGGTGATAAGCGTTCTGTTCCCAATAAATTCTTAGATTACCTGAGTTATCTCCGCCTACCGATCCTGTTGCTGGCTGTCTCCTCGGCTGCAATCACACTCGGCCGCAACCTGAAAAGGTCCAAGATCAAACTGCCGCAGGTGGTTCAGAACGATGCTCACGGGAGAAAGGTCAAGTTCGTCGAGCCCCTCAGGCGTGTGTTCCTTCCAGGGGAGAAGATAAAGGTTGTCCTGTCCGGGGAGGCACCCCTTCTTATAGACGGGGAACTTCTTGGTGAGGGCAGGGTCTTTGAGATAGCTCCTGCCCCGGGACATCATGTCCTCTCCTCCACTGGGGACGAGATCGAGATCCACGTTCTTCCCCCGAGGGAGGCCATACTGGCCCTGTACGAGCTGCACTTCCTCCCGCTTGTCCGTTCACATGGAGTTTTTGATGGGCCATTGACCCCATACGAGATTCTCCGGAGTCTCTCTGCCAGAGGGCTCGATCAAAAGGCCCTTTCAACCATCGCGCGGGTTTTTGTACGGGCCAAGTACTCCGGGCTGCCCGTAGATGAAGGGGACTTCCAGCTGCTCCTGAGGACGATGGAAGAACTGGGGGTGCTGGGATGA
- a CDS encoding AAA family ATPase: MDVAEFKQLADEIIDSISSVYIGNEAVVRKTLAAALVNGNVLFEDYPGLGKTLLAKAFGRVLGLKYTRVQFTPDLLPADILGTKVWRQNLGTFELIKGPIFTHVLLADEINRAPPKTQSALLEAMEERQVTIEGETFPLERPFFVIATQNPIEFEGTYPLPEAQLDRFLLRLRVGYPRSEEDELAILEARLSWRKDDPTVDLRPVIDRETFVRMQDLVEEGIFIGRDVVRYIVNLVRNARADERVEAGPSPRGGISLMKVAKANALLDGRDFVLPDDVKAYAVDALAHRIVVKAEYSFEGVTGEEVVREALEKTPVPKGAEEE, encoded by the coding sequence ATGGATGTGGCCGAGTTTAAGCAGCTCGCTGATGAAATAATCGATTCTATTTCGTCGGTTTATATCGGGAATGAGGCTGTTGTGAGGAAGACTCTTGCGGCAGCCCTTGTTAACGGGAACGTGCTGTTTGAAGACTACCCGGGCTTGGGCAAGACGCTCTTAGCCAAAGCCTTTGGAAGGGTTCTTGGCTTAAAGTACACGCGAGTCCAATTCACTCCAGACTTACTACCAGCGGACATTCTGGGGACAAAAGTCTGGCGGCAGAACCTTGGAACCTTCGAACTCATCAAGGGCCCAATCTTCACACATGTGCTTTTGGCAGATGAAATCAACCGCGCTCCGCCGAAAACCCAGAGTGCACTCCTCGAGGCTATGGAGGAGCGGCAGGTCACCATCGAAGGGGAAACCTTCCCTCTCGAACGCCCCTTCTTCGTGATTGCAACTCAAAACCCGATTGAGTTCGAGGGGACTTACCCGCTCCCAGAGGCGCAATTAGACAGGTTCCTCCTAAGGCTTAGAGTGGGTTACCCGAGGAGTGAGGAGGATGAGTTGGCGATTCTAGAGGCGCGCTTGAGCTGGCGGAAGGATGATCCAACTGTTGACTTGAGGCCGGTTATTGACAGGGAAACCTTTGTTAGGATGCAGGATTTGGTGGAGGAGGGGATCTTCATCGGCAGGGATGTTGTCAGGTACATTGTAAACCTGGTGCGGAATGCTCGCGCGGATGAGCGTGTTGAGGCTGGACCAAGCCCGAGGGGTGGGATTTCCCTCATGAAGGTGGCGAAGGCGAATGCTCTGCTTGATGGGAGGGATTTTGTCCTCCCTGATGATGTTAAAGCTTATGCGGTTGATGCTCTGGCTCACAGGATTGTGGTGAAGGCGGAGTACTCGTTCGAGGGCGTCACTGGTGAGGAGGTCGTGAGGGAAGCTTTGGAGAAAACACCAGTCCCAAAAGGGGCTGAAGAAGAATGA
- the tsaA gene encoding tRNA (N6-threonylcarbamoyladenosine(37)-N6)-methyltransferase TrmO, which yields MTFEPFKIAPVGYVRKDGETFLEILPEFREALDGLHEGDWIKLILWFHASDTPERRSVLKVHPYNNPENPLRGVFATRSPVRPNPLAIYAVRINRIEGGRLYIDWIDAHDGTPVADIKILVERFDCPKETPIEEQELEIGESRQVGEVNLIPRRGEHLDELEEVQPEEYEALVVEIGPKTTVLTAKELAELIEALEKIYENLPVEIKDKLEGNSRRFT from the coding sequence ATGACCTTCGAACCCTTCAAGATCGCTCCGGTCGGCTATGTGCGGAAGGACGGTGAAACGTTCCTGGAAATCCTCCCTGAGTTCAGAGAAGCCCTCGATGGCCTCCACGAGGGCGACTGGATAAAGCTAATCCTTTGGTTCCACGCCAGCGACACCCCCGAGAGGAGGAGCGTTCTCAAGGTTCATCCATACAACAACCCGGAGAACCCGCTCAGGGGAGTTTTCGCCACGCGCTCACCCGTCAGGCCGAACCCCCTAGCGATTTACGCCGTGAGAATAAACCGCATCGAGGGGGGAAGGCTCTACATAGACTGGATAGACGCTCACGACGGAACCCCCGTGGCCGACATCAAGATACTCGTGGAGAGGTTTGACTGCCCGAAAGAAACGCCAATAGAAGAGCAGGAGCTGGAGATAGGGGAATCGCGGCAGGTAGGCGAGGTAAACCTCATTCCGAGGAGGGGTGAACATCTCGACGAGCTTGAGGAAGTTCAGCCGGAAGAGTATGAGGCCCTAGTGGTTGAAATCGGGCCGAAGACCACAGTGCTAACGGCAAAGGAGCTCGCCGAGCTGATCGAAGCCCTGGAGAAGATCTACGAAAACCTGCCAGTAGAGATAAAGGACAAGCTTGAGGGGAATAGCCGCAGGTTCACCTGA
- a CDS encoding HD family hydrolase encodes MLLDLLIEVGNLKRLPRTGWLLRGVSNPESIADHSFRTALITLFLADELRTRGVDISVERAVKIALIHDLAEARITDVPLTAQRYLDKGKAEKRAAMETFLKTPDPKEYFRLWREYEEGLSLEGRLVKFADRLEMLIQAYEYEKAGFRDLGEFWGTVEKLRESEFYAYFGELVERLVALRKDLR; translated from the coding sequence ATGCTGCTCGACCTTCTCATCGAGGTAGGGAACCTGAAAAGGCTCCCGAGGACGGGATGGCTCCTCCGGGGAGTTTCTAATCCTGAGAGCATAGCCGACCACAGCTTTCGAACGGCGCTGATAACCCTCTTTCTGGCCGATGAGCTCAGGACAAGGGGGGTTGATATCAGCGTCGAGAGGGCCGTTAAGATAGCCCTCATCCACGACCTGGCGGAGGCGAGGATAACCGACGTCCCCCTGACTGCCCAGCGCTACCTCGACAAGGGAAAGGCCGAGAAGCGTGCCGCTATGGAGACCTTCCTGAAAACCCCCGACCCAAAGGAGTACTTCCGGCTCTGGCGTGAGTACGAGGAGGGGCTGAGCCTGGAGGGCAGGCTCGTCAAGTTCGCCGACAGGCTGGAGATGCTCATCCAGGCCTACGAGTACGAGAAGGCCGGCTTCAGAGACCTCGGTGAGTTCTGGGGGACGGTTGAAAAACTAAGAGAGAGCGAGTTCTATGCCTATTTTGGCGAACTCGTGGAGAGGCTAGTGGCGTTGAGGAAAGACCTCAGGTGA
- a CDS encoding GTP-binding protein translates to MPKRVKLGHHYYYIVTVDELNSGGFRGKNVVIEGEIEDKPLIEFLPMELPGYRTTFKVSGLRIEFSGSPCIGKGDRVRVYGRFLGDCIMASAIETERALYTTEE, encoded by the coding sequence ATGCCCAAGCGGGTCAAACTCGGTCATCATTACTATTACATCGTTACGGTTGATGAGCTCAATTCCGGCGGTTTCAGGGGTAAGAACGTTGTTATAGAGGGGGAAATAGAGGACAAACCACTCATAGAGTTCCTCCCCATGGAGTTACCTGGGTACAGAACCACCTTTAAAGTTTCCGGGCTCAGAATAGAATTCTCCGGGAGCCCATGTATTGGGAAGGGGGACAGGGTCAGGGTCTACGGCAGGTTCTTGGGGGACTGCATAATGGCGAGCGCTATCGAGACGGAGAGGGCTCTCTACACGACGGAGGAGTGA
- a CDS encoding Era-like GTP-binding protein, with product MIKVAIIGAENVGKSTLMNALIGGRISEVENLPGTTKGVIRRRFGKLKIPKSMKNPLGGADEFVLIDTAGLFDPKREFRGKVLSEEKFREVINEIVSSDIIIHMVDATVGLHRGMEKLHHLLKFRYEKPIIVVINKVDLVPRERVEELREIIKKRLEQEAIPLSLVTYEGFNDLLKAIAYYAQYIW from the coding sequence ATGATAAAGGTTGCGATTATAGGTGCAGAGAACGTCGGCAAGTCAACGCTCATGAACGCGCTCATCGGGGGCAGGATAAGTGAGGTCGAGAACCTGCCCGGAACGACAAAGGGGGTAATAAGACGCCGCTTCGGCAAGCTCAAGATACCCAAGAGCATGAAGAACCCCCTCGGAGGGGCTGACGAGTTCGTGCTCATCGACACAGCCGGCCTCTTTGACCCCAAAAGGGAGTTCAGGGGCAAGGTGCTCAGTGAGGAAAAGTTCAGGGAAGTAATCAACGAGATAGTCTCGTCTGACATAATCATCCACATGGTCGACGCCACCGTAGGCCTGCACCGGGGGATGGAGAAGCTCCACCACCTGCTCAAATTCCGCTATGAGAAGCCGATAATAGTCGTCATCAACAAAGTGGACCTGGTTCCACGGGAGAGGGTGGAGGAACTGCGCGAAATCATAAAGAAGCGGCTGGAGCAGGAGGCCATTCCGCTATCACTGGTCACCTACGAAGGTTTCAACGACCTCTTGAAGGCCATAGCGTACTATGCCCAGTACATCTGGTGA
- a CDS encoding secondary thiamine-phosphate synthase enzyme YjbQ: protein MLFEIEVSTEERFQVVDITERIQHLVWKSDVTSGIAVIFTTHTTTGLLINENESGLLEDIRAKMKELVPRGAGYAHDRIDSNAHSHLRATLFLNPEVVVPIEDGELLLGTWQRVLFVELDGPRHRKVLVKICRC, encoded by the coding sequence GTGCTCTTTGAGATAGAGGTGTCCACAGAAGAGAGGTTTCAGGTCGTTGATATAACCGAGCGGATACAGCACCTCGTGTGGAAGAGCGACGTGACATCTGGTATAGCCGTTATCTTCACCACCCACACTACGACGGGCCTTTTAATAAACGAGAATGAGAGTGGCCTGCTGGAGGACATCAGGGCAAAGATGAAGGAGCTGGTTCCCAGAGGGGCGGGCTATGCTCACGACCGCATAGACAGCAATGCCCACTCACACCTAAGGGCGACCCTCTTTCTGAACCCAGAGGTCGTCGTCCCGATAGAGGACGGGGAGCTGCTCCTCGGGACTTGGCAGAGGGTGCTCTTTGTGGAGCTCGATGGGCCCAGGCACCGGAAGGTCTTGGTCAAAATATGCCGTTGCTAG
- a CDS encoding prenyltransferase translates to MLVEEILSSVDVIQDPYIKSTTYAKIGERLARAKHNGYRAAFLKSIETAREIDDPVRMFRALLSTAYSMRKAGIKSAKRIFRGVLEDSKVLPRQHRDAVMASAVSYLISLGDFGDAVVYALEITDGRLRDDLLLEIIRVNSKTISRERLKVTYRLRRSQLALEYIRNEPQRSKALFEFIKSHLAVGNYEKSISLLGQIGRREWARQAFKEVVFYLKERGVLGHYIDVLVETARGLAERFGESFKWELALAFALTGEGFSAVELVRELEDPGEILVRLAVELFDRDPYVLPAFIDALDDDETTLVGKALLNRILDNPSPSLAGLVEAVVKNTRSEEVWVKAARYYVLTDRLDLAKEIGLRIQNPKLRSVVMADVAHSLLRKGRVGEAVDAALEVREPKYSSILISEILVGALDRELSGRVKQWNGSRR, encoded by the coding sequence ATGCTGGTGGAAGAGATACTTTCCTCTGTTGATGTTATCCAAGACCCGTACATAAAATCAACAACGTACGCTAAAATCGGCGAGAGGCTGGCCAGGGCAAAGCACAACGGCTACAGGGCCGCGTTTCTTAAGTCCATTGAGACCGCCAGGGAGATAGACGATCCCGTGAGGATGTTCAGGGCGCTGCTCTCCACCGCATATTCCATGAGGAAAGCGGGGATTAAGTCCGCTAAAAGGATATTCCGGGGTGTCCTGGAGGACTCTAAAGTGTTGCCACGGCAGCACAGGGACGCCGTCATGGCAAGCGCCGTTTCCTACCTTATCTCGCTGGGGGACTTTGGGGATGCCGTCGTCTATGCGCTTGAAATTACCGACGGACGGCTCAGGGACGACCTGCTTCTGGAGATCATACGTGTGAACTCCAAGACGATCAGCAGAGAGCGCCTTAAGGTGACCTACCGTCTAAGGAGGAGTCAGCTTGCTCTTGAATACATCCGCAACGAACCGCAGCGTTCAAAGGCGCTGTTCGAGTTCATTAAATCCCACCTTGCCGTGGGCAACTATGAGAAATCCATCTCGCTTCTCGGACAGATTGGACGGCGTGAATGGGCAAGGCAAGCGTTTAAAGAGGTTGTTTTTTACCTCAAGGAACGTGGCGTTCTGGGCCACTACATAGACGTTCTCGTTGAGACTGCACGTGGACTGGCGGAGAGGTTCGGGGAGAGCTTCAAATGGGAGCTGGCCTTGGCGTTTGCTCTTACCGGGGAAGGCTTCTCTGCTGTGGAGCTTGTACGCGAGCTTGAGGATCCGGGGGAGATCCTGGTACGGCTTGCGGTCGAGCTGTTTGACAGGGATCCCTATGTACTCCCTGCTTTTATAGACGCGCTGGATGATGACGAGACCACGCTGGTCGGCAAGGCCCTTCTCAACAGGATCCTTGATAATCCGTCCCCATCACTAGCCGGCCTCGTTGAGGCGGTGGTTAAGAACACCCGGAGCGAGGAGGTGTGGGTTAAGGCGGCAAGATACTACGTCCTGACGGACAGGCTGGATCTGGCCAAGGAGATAGGTTTGAGAATACAGAACCCGAAGCTCCGTTCCGTTGTCATGGCGGACGTTGCCCACAGCCTCCTCAGAAAGGGGAGAGTCGGTGAGGCCGTGGACGCGGCCCTTGAGGTCAGGGAGCCGAAGTACTCGTCCATTCTCATATCCGAGATACTCGTAGGCGCCCTTGACAGAGAACTGTCCGGGAGGGTCAAGCAGTGGAACGGCTCAAGGCGCTGA
- a CDS encoding TRM11 family methyltransferase, translating to MYAVIFGKNPALSEAEFYSFSRRFGLKVSPIESSRYWLLFDSSPQVERYFHWLGGALKLVRIAGEGEEAIKDLEYAKLFTVSLYGRSDWKLWRKLGSGIKREFKAEGPAKFFKPAKTYAMPAELILKGFPEVKDFVFLFREDGSFLVGETVKVTDPFELKKLDVERPVQKPILSIPPRLARIMVNLTEVRRGSFLDPFCGIGTIVQEFVLQGLTAFGSDRDEGQVKAAKKNLTWLRNEFRVKTSAHLEVCDARKLKRCFRQRFDAIVTEPYLGNPLKRNPSRGEAIKLANELDRFYYSVFESFGDVLKRNGRVVFVFPAYRLSNGRIYRKERKWLEKLGFEVLGKYTDYEERHRLVRDIHVLRYRG from the coding sequence ATGTACGCGGTCATATTTGGCAAGAATCCGGCGCTCAGCGAGGCGGAATTTTACTCATTCAGCAGGAGATTCGGCCTAAAGGTTAGCCCAATTGAGTCAAGCCGTTACTGGTTGTTATTCGATTCATCGCCCCAAGTTGAAAGATATTTCCACTGGCTCGGCGGTGCCCTGAAGCTCGTTAGGATAGCCGGCGAAGGTGAGGAAGCCATAAAAGACCTGGAATACGCGAAGCTCTTCACCGTGAGCCTCTACGGCAGGAGCGACTGGAAGCTCTGGAGGAAGCTCGGGAGCGGGATAAAAAGGGAGTTCAAAGCTGAAGGCCCGGCGAAGTTCTTCAAGCCGGCGAAGACCTACGCGATGCCAGCAGAGCTAATCCTGAAAGGCTTCCCCGAAGTTAAGGACTTCGTATTCCTCTTTAGGGAAGACGGAAGCTTTCTCGTAGGCGAGACCGTGAAAGTCACAGACCCCTTCGAGCTGAAGAAGCTCGATGTCGAGAGACCAGTTCAAAAGCCGATACTATCCATCCCCCCGAGGCTGGCAAGGATAATGGTGAACCTTACTGAGGTGAGGAGGGGCTCCTTCCTCGACCCCTTCTGCGGAATAGGCACGATAGTCCAAGAGTTCGTTCTCCAGGGGCTTACCGCCTTCGGGAGCGACAGGGACGAGGGGCAGGTAAAGGCAGCGAAGAAAAACCTCACCTGGCTGAGGAATGAGTTCAGGGTCAAGACCTCAGCCCATCTGGAGGTCTGTGACGCAAGGAAGCTGAAGCGCTGTTTTAGACAGCGGTTTGATGCCATAGTCACGGAGCCGTACCTTGGAAATCCTCTAAAAAGAAACCCGAGCAGGGGAGAGGCGATAAAGCTCGCCAACGAGCTGGACAGGTTCTATTATTCCGTCTTCGAGAGCTTCGGAGATGTTCTCAAGAGGAACGGGAGGGTCGTCTTCGTCTTCCCGGCATACAGACTCAGTAACGGCAGGATTTACAGAAAAGAAAGGAAGTGGCTGGAAAAGCTCGGCTTCGAAGTCCTCGGAAAATACACCGACTACGAAGAGAGGCACAGGCTTGTGAGGGACATCCACGTGCTGAGATATCGGGGTTAA
- a CDS encoding CoA-binding protein, which translates to MVRIMPVDKLSDEEITGILTKYRKIALVGASPKPERDSNDVMRYLLEHGYEVYPVNPRYDEILGRKCYPSVLDIPEEVEIVDLFVRPEFTMDYVEQAIEKGAKVVWFQFNTYSREAFKKAKEAGLTAVAHRCIKQEHARLIG; encoded by the coding sequence ATGGTCCGGATAATGCCCGTTGACAAGTTGAGTGACGAGGAGATTACAGGAATCCTGACGAAGTACAGAAAGATCGCTCTCGTGGGTGCTTCACCGAAGCCGGAGAGGGATTCCAACGATGTGATGCGCTACCTCCTTGAACACGGCTATGAAGTCTATCCCGTGAACCCCCGCTACGATGAAATCCTTGGAAGAAAGTGCTATCCGAGCGTTCTGGACATACCCGAGGAAGTCGAGATAGTCGACCTCTTCGTAAGGCCTGAGTTCACCATGGACTATGTCGAGCAGGCGATAGAGAAGGGGGCGAAGGTGGTCTGGTTCCAGTTCAACACATACAGCAGGGAGGCGTTCAAAAAGGCGAAGGAGGCCGGTTTAACGGCCGTTGCCCACAGGTGCATAAAGCAGGAGCACGCGAGGTTAATTGGTTAA
- a CDS encoding NfeD family protein, with the protein MSVKISRVLKFLAISADELIAAVFLLLVLPEMGINIPLAVSAVILVALILKDLLVAPFVLGGGAEKRPEAGPESLIGRAATVVEDLAPEGLVKLAGELWTAECINGTAKKGESVRVVGVRGAKVLVELPASPEPSRPPRDSSS; encoded by the coding sequence ATGTCTGTGAAAATATCACGCGTGCTCAAGTTCCTTGCAATCAGCGCGGACGAACTAATCGCGGCTGTGTTTCTCCTGCTGGTGCTCCCCGAGATGGGGATAAACATCCCTCTGGCGGTCTCCGCCGTTATTCTCGTGGCTCTTATACTGAAGGACCTGCTGGTTGCTCCCTTTGTTCTGGGAGGCGGTGCCGAGAAGAGGCCTGAGGCCGGGCCTGAAAGCCTCATAGGAAGAGCCGCAACGGTTGTAGAAGACCTAGCACCTGAAGGCCTGGTAAAACTCGCTGGGGAGCTGTGGACCGCAGAGTGCATCAACGGTACTGCAAAGAAGGGCGAGAGTGTCAGGGTCGTTGGGGTAAGGGGGGCTAAGGTTCTCGTGGAACTCCCAGCATCGCCAGAACCCTCGCGACCTCCTCGGGATAGTTCGTCGTGA
- a CDS encoding M48 family metallopeptidase, protein MRLRVRRRPVKYARLEVRPDGTVVVTAPDGFDVDNLIKRHRGWLEAKLVEIDGLREIAESGFPINGEFYQVIQGRKAKVHTRFKTVVLSPSRDEVLLCLKKFLRKELLPLVEKYAPEMGVNPGKVYIRHQKSRWGSCSPRGNLNFNVRLVAIPPELRNYVVIHELAHLKHMNHSKAFWELVERFYPDYKTARKELKRWWSIIELNPHWRWLSESI, encoded by the coding sequence ATGAGGTTGAGGGTTCGCCGTCGGCCGGTTAAGTATGCAAGGCTTGAGGTAAGGCCGGACGGAACGGTTGTGGTTACTGCTCCAGATGGCTTCGACGTTGATAACCTGATTAAGAGGCACCGAGGCTGGCTTGAGGCCAAGCTGGTGGAAATAGATGGCCTGCGCGAGATAGCTGAATCCGGCTTCCCCATTAACGGCGAGTTCTACCAGGTGATCCAGGGCAGGAAGGCCAAGGTTCACACGAGGTTCAAGACGGTGGTTCTCTCCCCGAGCAGGGATGAAGTCCTCTTATGCCTCAAAAAGTTTCTCAGGAAGGAGCTCCTCCCCCTCGTGGAGAAGTACGCCCCGGAGATGGGAGTCAACCCTGGGAAAGTCTACATCCGCCACCAGAAAAGCCGCTGGGGGAGCTGCTCTCCCAGGGGAAACCTGAACTTTAACGTGAGGCTCGTGGCGATCCCTCCTGAGCTGAGAAACTACGTCGTGATTCATGAGCTGGCGCATCTCAAACACATGAACCACTCGAAGGCGTTCTGGGAGCTCGTCGAAAGGTTCTACCCCGACTACAAAACCGCGAGGAAGGAGCTCAAGAGGTGGTGGAGCATCATAGAGCTCAACCCCCACTGGCGGTGGCTGAGCGAAAGCATATAA